The sequence acGAAATTGGTTTAAATAATACAATGATATTTGATCATATTTACATAATGCATACTTTTAAAGATGTCTTAGTGTGACCACACCCGTCTAGTGAGCTGCGAATATTTTGGAGAGATTTCTTTCacacaatattattattttaaggcGCTGAACACTGCGATTggttacttttgactatcctcTTCCCCAtggtttttaagatttttacatCGTGGCAGAACCTTCTTTAGCTTCTACCTCGATGTAAAAACCATAACAAGCGCCGGTACGAAGTTGGCTTTATACATGAGTTAAATTGGCATAAAACTTTCGATTAGATACTCAAACTTCTTCTTCTTTCCATTTTATTTATTAGAAGAGCGACTTGTAAACGTCACTTTCACGTTTTGTGAATTCACGAAATCCGACGTACATCAATCGCATTTCGTGACAAGCGCCAAAAAATTGTAGAATTGTAGATAAGTTTTCGCCACTAATTCTCCTTTAAATTTGTCAACTTAAGGTTTACTAAGTTCGAAGTTTCCCTTTCGTGTTCCTTCTCAGGACCTTTTCATATTGTATTTCCTAAAGAGAAACTGCGCGCAATGTTTGCATCGCCAGAGTCTAATAAGCAAACGTGTAGACAGATTCTACGTTTCTATATTGTCTTTCTTCATTTTCTCTACGCTTGTTGAAATACCAGTGACGTAATTATCTTTTTTCCAGTGACGTAATGTCACGTGTTCTTTACGTTGTCTGCTAGCAATTTCAAACCTCGTTTGTGACATTAGGTCAAGTGTTTCCGACTTTTCCAGACTTCAGGTCTTCgactaaataaataagaaaataaaaaaaactcgtGGTTTGCTATTTATGGAAGAAACTTTGGCGATTTTTGTGGTAATAATTTGTCATTTATGAACCGCCATTTTTTTCACGTGAAATATGCCCATTATATATGGTCTCTAAGACTTTTGCTGCTACAAGTTGTGTAATGTATAAAACTAGTCGGGAAAAGATGAAAGAATGTGTAGCCCCGCAGGCTTTTTCCGCATTTTGTAGAACCGGTAAACCGCGCAAGTTTCTTTCCTTAAGTATTATGTTGTGAGAGAAATAAAATACTTACTTGAACAACCGTATAAATCGACAAATGCACATATTCCTTTGTTCCACGCTTTAGGTTTCAGCTTCACATAACGTGCAATTATAGCAGGCGCCAGATCATGTGTTGTGACATCGTATGTGTTTTTGTTTCCTTCTAAATCCTGTGAAACGGGttaattaaatatttacaatttgCACAAAAGAGGGAAATATATGTGTTCCATTCGGTTTATTTTAAATGTGGAAATTTTTGCTGGGAGAAACtttcttataatttcttataattcgTCAAAGTCAATTTTCGCAATAAACATAGGGCCAAGAATAGTACGGAAGGTTGCGTTTTAAGGTTCAATCCGTGTTCTTGGGGTTAAATTTCGgggattcgcgaaagttaatacTCACGGAAATTTCCAAGGGCGccaaatcgcgaaagtttatctttcATGGCCCATTCTTAAAAGTTAATCTTCGCAAAACGCaagaatttcgcgaattttgttactcgttttttaattttatttattgtgcgcttaaataatttgttttgttttgttttggaaaTTTGGCTATTTTTTATTGAAGTAATCCTATCGCATAAAAATAATTCGGAGGAAGTCTTGATGGTGTCGCAAAATCGACAGATGTTTCTCCTggaaatttttatcttaatcaTCAAGTTCCAAAGTGTGGATATACTGTTCAAAACAATTTCAAGATTTGTGTAAACACTCTAATATATTATATGTATAATACATTTCCTGCACTTCTAAACGATTGTGAAATTGtgtctacatttttattttatataaacaatGCAAAATTTGAACAATCACCCACAAAATTGCCAAACTTTTTATACAATTTGTTGGGCCGAATACTTTTGACCTcgggctttgtattttacagtacaacatcaaaaccggtcagCATACGTTAAAAACAACTTACTCCCCTCGCCACCTAAAAAATGTGTTAAGGCGCCTTTTCCCGCAAGACTCTCCTTAGCACCGAAGAGTAAAATTCAGATCAGTAAGTGCcatatgaaatttagtttttattatattaatgGAACTAACCGTTGCGGAAAATAATTATTACTTTAATTATGTtgaaaaggaaataaaattaaGGACGTATTGGCGACTGAATAACCCACTCCTTCGCCCCTGTCAACCAAGTATAGCATTTTAAGGGTTAAAATTTCgtgaatttctttattttagtaAGGGCGATGATCTCAATAatttcacaaaatatatttgCCAAGTTTTCCGGCGCAATATGATTCCTCGTCATCACTTTTGCAGGGGGAGGGGGTAACTTTCTTCCTCCATCTGGCTTTTGAGACCCATTTAAAAGCGCAGAAATTTGTTTTGATAATCCTTCCCCTTTAAAAAAGTTGCATCACCAAAATGAATTTAAAGGTACTTACAGCTTTCCCAAATATATCTTTGTAATCTGTCCATTTTTTGGCGTCGCTGCTATATTCTAACGCATACATTGTGACATATCTATCTTTATCGTCCAATTTGCCTTGCGTGGCAATTTTTGAAATGCTAAAATCTTCACCTAAGTCAACTGCGAAATACTGTTTATCATCAATTACCGTAGCACACCACGGATCGGTCGCCGTAAAATTAGGCTGGGACGTGCTCGTTTTAATGTCACGTGTCTCCAGAAAACCGGTTTGTAATCCGATAGCATCTTTACAGGATGAGCCTATTAAAAAGAACGTGGGATTCTTTACCATGTGAGGAACGGTTGAATGCCTCAATATTTTGGGCGTTGATTGTTACGTTCccgcaaaatttaatttcttgaATAACTTTACTTTTAATTATGCAAATCGAATTTGTGCGATTTTGTCATAGCTTTGTCGCtggaatacaaaaaatcgtATTAAATATACACCATTACTCGACAAAGATTTTGGTTCAAAAAATGCATTACTGTTGCTATCACGACCTGATGAAAAGTACCTCCACATTCTCTTTCCCAAATATTGCAAACAGGATGGAattattctgtattttttttattgattcgCCAATCCCGCTAATAATTTAGCACACACCAAAATATCACCAAAACACCAAAATATCATGTTATGATAACACTTACCCCGCTTTTTGCGGAGAAAAATACAgcaaataaaagaatataaaaaatattcttcaagATGCCTAAGTCAGGTTGTTTTTCAGGGTGATTTGAGTCTTATTTCCACTACAGAGCTATTAATTCAAACCAATATATGTTGTTGACCTTCCCGCATTGAAAACCAAAGCTTTGGAGTTTCGATTTGTATTATATGAACCTCTGCTAGCCCGTTGATTTCCAAAATCAcaacaaataaactctgatttTCTAAATCGCGTGTAATCCCTTCAAAGCTAGTCTGCTGTATATATATAGACGGCCAGTCAGGCTGTGTGTTAGAAAACCATCTTTAAAACTGCCCacgaaacatttaaaagttttttattttttcgttgGTTAAACAATAAGACACCTACCTTGTTTGGCAACTGACTTTGCAAAGCTCTCAGCTAATACATAGaatacataaaacaaaaaaatctttgctCGCATTATCATTTCTTTTATCAAGTTCTCTGTTTAAAACCAGGTAGGAACTCTTCAAATGCTTCCCAAATTACatttctatttcttttaaaaaaacgacTTTACTACAATCATTCCATAAAATGTGGCCGCCATTTATGTAAGCACATTTGATGCATGCTTTAAAAGGGTTTGCTTTGATCAATTTCATGAGATGTTCATTCACTCGGAACAAAACATGTAAAGGTGGTAATCATACACAAAGAAAGCGCATCCAAGTATGAAATTTAATCTCAGTGccgtaaacaaaaacaatttatcAATGTTAATTAACAACACGTGGGTTTTACACCAAAGAAACCAAGAATTAAAACTTGTTTTGGTCCTGCAGATGGCTTGTCGAAGGTTCTAATATTTAagcttttatgttttatttctgAAAATATCCTATTTTTATTATGATCATGTactttactttttctttcatcgtgtttttcttctttttaaaacaaattgaatTTTGCTGTGCGACTGAGCGTTATGTGTGcatcattttgaaatttttgcccAATTTATGTTACCTTTTCTCCTCAATTTTATAATTTCTGACCAAATTTAAGTCCTTTTTGCCCCGACATGTAGCATTTTTGCCCGATTTATTATCCCTATCcagtttttttaaagtattatatTAGCAATAACTTATTTCTTAACCGCGTGTTTTACATTATTTGCCAGTTGCAGATTTTCGTCATGacttataaaaataaagatatacttctccaacctcgtccccaagactATTTGCTTGTCAAAGGTGCTGGGGTCGAGCTTGATACTTCTCACAtcagaaaaaaaaggtttttgttCCCTTTTCACATCGTTGAAAAAGCAAAATTCAGTTTTATCATCATATATAACTTCTTAAAAAGGATTGGCATTAGAGCAGGAATTCGTCTGCTTCAGTGAACAACCCTTGTACCAATGATACCTTCaatgatcaattttttttaagaatctaAATATCAGCAGAGGCTGGATGTTCTTATTTTCTACACTTCAGTCACGAAGACTTTTGTTTGTGTTCCTCCAAATAGTGGTTATATtaagtttaattattttcttaagaTCGTGTTAAAATGAGAGACGTGTGTACCAAGgagaaaaattgttaaaaaattattgtcttTTAGTAATTCTGTCGTCATTCTGTAATTTAAGAATTCATGTTAAGCCAGCAGCCTAGGAAAACTGAAATATGCCCATCAGagcagaaatttttttattttttaaaaaatcttacaATGTTGCATTAAATAAACACAGACACATCTCACTGTTACAGACACGGAAAAAAACGTGCTTAGAAAAACATATCCTGGCCCTAACTTTCTAAGAGAATACTGAAAACTTTACGTCATCGAAGCATTCGAAAATGTGTACGTAACTTctcaaaacatttaaaatgcttATTTCAAATCCGTTACGAAAAAAAAATGAGTAATAGCCAGGTGTTTTTGACTGCAGCTTTTAGCGCTTTGTACCATGTTGGCTATTAGCATTATCTTTCTGCCTGTATTTTAACAGCTTTAGAAATTAACGCAAGCCAGTTTTCAGACCTTTGTAGACGGTCATCTTTTTCACCAGCCAATAAGAATACGGAAAGGCATAAACTCTCGCCCTTTATATATAGAGATGTGGCTGTGGACAATTTTATGCAAAGCAGATTTTAGTGTTCTTTATAATACATACTAGCGCATAAATGACATAATTTTACACTACGAATTTAATGGTGCTTCTTTATACAATCCTTATTAAAAATGATTAGTTATAGCCAATACAGTTAAGACATTGGATGTTTTATTCGCCtttgtggaaaaaaattaaagagtaattctctaaaagccataattcATTAAAGAGAACATGATGGAGaagatattaatttttttttcaaaagaatacATAAGCGTCAATCTGAAAAGTCATTCCGACACTTTCGGTGGTTATTTACATGAAATCACTGTTACGTGCGATGTGTACATGAAATCACTCGTTATTAAAAATTTACCCTAATTACGTGCTTAAAATACTCAAAAAAGTACTGATCAAATCCATATTCGATTTCTCGGTGGGGTTGCCTCAGATCGGTGTTGAAGGTTTACCCAGAGACATGCGCGACAAATGATCGTATGAAGGTGGGCGaggctaaaaaaataaaacaaaaaataagagtTGAAAAATAGGAGAAAAAAGAGCAAAATATCAAATCTTTTTGGATTTCCTGTGATCGCAAAGCGCAGCAGCAATATGATAAAGCAATGTCGATTTAGAGTCGACGTATTAAGATAAACAAAGCTGCAGCCGTGTTTCGTTTATtaatcaatacatttacacaaggAATCACTAGCTTCCAACCTTTTTGGTCATTTCTTCACCAAAGTATTCGTCATGGAACAAGTATGTGCGATTTAATGCTGGTCTCAAGCCATACACGCTTGCtatgaaatacaaaaaataacagtaGAATAATAATACTCAAATACAGTTCAGTTAACACATgtgtttttgtaaactacagctgacaaagtaaaataaaaaaaactgcgtGAAATTTTAACATTAAGGTTTGTAAAgtagaagaaataaaagaacgaagaaataaaagaacgaagaaggaataaaaataaaataaaagataagtAGAAAACGTGATAATTAGAGCTTCTATTTCGCTGGATTTGACTATGTAGTTATTGCGTATAGAAATTTAAAACGCAATGCTACCCGAGATAGTATTGTTTTGGTGGTCTTATTGTCGATTGTAACAGTTTTCGGCGAGGTTTGTTCTTGTCAATGTTTTTGAAGAGGATTTAGAATATTCACTCTATCAGGAATATTGTCAGGCggtttttcaaaacattcacaGTCGGCACAAGACGTTCTAAAGACGCTTTTCCTTAAGTTTTCCTGAACATTTTTTTGGGCATGAATTATACGCACAACCTAAATATGTCTTTTGAACTTCTTTAACAACAATTCTGTCAGGAAAATGTTAGAGAAACATCATGAAAATAGTTAATATTGAGTAAACATTATCCTACGATCAATGAactaaacaaaacaatattaAACGAAACTAAATAAGCTATCAGTGAAAGTTATTTTATAAATTCTTAATCAAGTCATCAATTTCTACAATTGCTTACACAAATTATAGAGGTTTCAATTAATACGCTTTTTTGGTTGCGTATGACAGCGTCTCCTTTCCACTGTTTCCCCCTTTCACCCATCCTTtttcccagggtttgttgcctatgccaaaccgctagcgcttacttgacggctaaacgGCTTTTCACCACAGGCCCCGATGTCAAAAGAAGAAGAGGTTGCCCTCTACCACTCCCTGCATGCTACTCTACACCTAGGCATAAAAGACGTGGAAGCAGTCAGAAGTTTTATGAGGGATTGTAATCTGATACCAAGAGTatttaaaacaatgttttgGAAGATACAACACAAGTATCCTTCCCGATTCTCACGTAACAGCTTCTTTCAACCCAAAATGAACTATACAATCGCTAAGTTCTCATTGCTAGTAGAGGACCAAAAATATGGAACAACTTCCTTGACAACGACATGAAAACTCTTTACCATTGGCCAATTCAAACAGAAATTAAAACGGAAACTACTAACTACTGACAACAAActacatcttttttaaaataaacacagtTGAATCGCAAGATATCCGTATCTTCTTTGCTAACCTTTTATAAAAGGCTTAGGGGCTTAGTGATAAGACTATTGCAGTCTTCTTTTTGCTCCTGCCATTTTTAACTCTACTCTAGCTGCACCTAAGGATATACAATCACATATTTCTGGATTCTACATTTTAACAGCTATagttttgtatttatatttgCTGAAAAATGTAAATTCTTTAACGGcgaaataacaacaataaataaacaaacaaacaagggaGTGCTTCGTTATTGCGGATGAGATATTTAAGCAAATTTCCTCACCTTTACTTCGGTATGATGGAGGTAGACTTTCAGGGTAGCGCTGTGTCTCTGCGGATGCGTGTGGATTTACCTAAATAGCGTTAATAACGAGTCAATTATCATAGAACTTTTTGTGTAAGCGAAAGGTGTGGCTGTAATAAAAGGGTGTTGGTCTTTGACGTAATTCTACTTTTTTGCAGAAGCTTCCAAACCATCTAATTTTACAGTTCTAAAATATTTATCGTCATCCGTAAACACAATTACATTGTTCTTTAAATTTTCGGAATAAATAAAACTATTGTAGGCAAACAAAGGGTAAAAAGTCACATCCAGTCTCAGCGAAATAAAGATGAAGAATATATAGAGTAAAATTCCAgttcttaaaattgttttatttttaaaaaaataaaaaagaaaagacttctaatttttaaaaacaatcatgtaaatgtttttgttttcttttaatggTGCAGGAAATTAACAGCAATAcaattactttaaaaacaatttaaaacttACTGTTATTTCCTGTATtgttataaaacaaacttttaatttacatagcgccgtgatcgtatagtggttagtacattgcgttgtggccgcaataacccaggttcgaatcctggtcacggcacatttttttttttttaataaagttttttaagtttacgtttttttatactttaaaatCGTATGGATAGTTCTTTTTGAAGTCGCTTAGTGAAAATTTTCTCAGTAGGTCAAGTAGTCattaaaaggagaaaaaaatgatCTATACACTCTAGGAGAGCACTACAAGATATATTCTGATTTTTTGGGGTAATTTCTCTATCATTATTGCATTAGGTGGCACGAAAAGCTGGTTTCGCAGCGACAAATTTAATGTGGGTTTGGGGTGTGACTGGCTAATATATCTTACTCCGAAAACTCTTTGAGACATCTAATACGAGGTCAACCTCGTACCCAGAAATTATTCCTTCTTGCTGGCCGGGactgtcagaaagagaaaacaaTCCTGAGGACGATTTTGACACCTAATTCTCAGGATCCAAAAAAAACCTTGAGAAACAGCTGTTTTAAATGTCATCGTGCAcctttttttggctacgggcCAACAcggtaaaaaataacatttactGTATTGGTCTGAGAGCCCAGACTCTCCCTTTTGTGTGACTATgcgtggataaaatttcttatttctttCAAATCGCAATAAAATTTCCTGGTAAAATTAATTGTCTCGTAAATTCAAAATTCTTGAGTCAACAAGCCTTTAAAAATATCTTCGTGCCCAGAGTCAATTGTGTGCCCAGAGTAAATTGTGTGTCCAGAGTAAATTGTGTGTCCAGAGTCAATTGTGTGCCCAGAGTAAATTGTGTGTCCAGAGTAAATTATGTGTCCAGAGTCAATTGTGTGCCCAGAGTAAATTGTGTGTCCAGAGTCAATTGTGTGACCAGAGTCAATTGTGTGCCCAGAGTAAATTGTGTGTCCAGAGTCAATTGTGTGTCCAGAGTAAATTGTGTGTCCAGAGTCAATTGTGTGTCCAGAGTCAATTGTGTGCCCAGAGTCAATTGTGTGCCCAGAGTAAATTGTGTGTCCAGAGTAAATTGTGTGACCAGAGTCAATTGTGTGCCCAGAGTAAATTGTGTGTCCAGAGTCAATTGTGTGTCCAGAGTCAATTGTGTGCCCAGAGTCAATTGTGTGCCCAGAGTAAATTATGTGTCCAGAGTCAATTGTGTGCCCAGAGTAAATTGTGTGTCCAGAGTCAATTGTGTGACCAGAGTCAATTGTGTGCCCAGAGTAAATTGTGTGTCCAGAGTCAATTGTGTGACCAGAGTCAATTGTGTGCCCAGAGTCAATTGTGTGACCAGAGTCAATTGTGTGCCCAGAGTAAATTGTGTGTCCAGAGTCAATTGTGTGTCCAGAGTAAACTGTGTGTCCAGAGTCAATTGTGTGACCAGAGTCAATTGTGTGCCCAGAGTAAATTGTGTGTCCAGAGTCAATTGTGTGTCCAGAGTAAATTATGTGTCCAGAGTCAATTGTGTGTCCAGAGTAAACTGTGTGTCCAGAGTCAATTGTGTGCCCAGAGTCAATTGTGTGCCCAGAGTAAATTGTGTGCCCAGAGTCAATTGTGTGCCCAGAGTAAATTGTGTGTCAAGAGTCAATTGTGTGTCCAGAGTAAATTGTGTGTCCAGAGTCAATTGTGTGCCCAGAGTAAATTATGTGTCCAGAGTAAATTGTGTGTCAAGAGTAAATTGTGTGTCCAGAGTCAATTGTGTGCCCAGAGTCAATTGTGTGCCCAGAGTCAATTGTGTGCCCAGAGTAAATTGTGTGCCCAGAGTCAATTGTGTGCCCAGAGTAAATTGTGTGTCAAGAGTAAATTGTGTGTCCAGAGTCAATTGTGTGCCCAGAGTAAATTGTGTGCCCAGAGTCAATTGTGTGCCCAGAGTAAATTATGTGCCCAGAGTCAATTGTGTGCCCAGAGTAAATTGTGTGTCCAGAGTCAATTGTGTGCCCAGAGTAAATTGTGTGCCCAGAGTCAATTGTGTGCCCAGAGTCAATTGGACCCGGAACCATAGCTACgtaaatatattgaaaaatgCAAAATGCGCTGAGAATGAGGTTGGTGTAAGTCaaaagatcgaaaaaatctAGACGCACTTTCTTTACGACAACAAAGATTTTGTTTTCATCGGAATTCTTAAAAAATCGACATGCCTAAAGCTTGGTTTGCTTCAGAGTTTTAAAGCTTGGTTCGCTTCAgagttttaaccctattcggtccggggggggcggattccgccccccctgacggttttttttaataactcctgattgctttgttatatggctatgatacttactgagttttaacatttatctattagacacctgcatgtaaattttttaggtcccatacctttcagaggctttgatattggccattactcgaaactacccctaaaaatctctatgaaatccttataatggagaaaatataataactcctgttaggattatccttagaacttgaaacttgcaacacaactttgttttattaagaagaatcattttgaataatttgaacacgtgactaatccgattccccgattttgtcggattttacccgaaaatcggaaaaaaacggattttcgggcaatttttggcaattttttatccgatccatgtaaaaaccggaagatatgttaaataacttttatttggctttcagaaacttcaaacagaatgtaaaaattcgctctagaacaaaagtaattatattttaagcagatagtggcatttttaaaaatttttaagcttttgatgacgtcacagaaaatgtgctgacgcaagcaaattttttttggcgccattttgttccttttatgacgtactataagtgtgccaagtttgattcaatatgATCaaccctataaaaagttattgaggggggggcggaatccgcccccccccggtcatagtatgttcgaaaaaccccggaccgaatagggttaaagcttGGATCGCACTAGGGTTGTAAGGTTGGTTCACACTAGGGTATTAAGCGAATTTTACTGTGATTTGATCTATTAAAACTACTATTGTCCTGTTTCTTTTCTATAATTGATTTTATAAtctgaaataattttatttaattcatAGTgcgaaaaattataataaatatacaaaaaaagttaactAAAAAATTACTACGAGAGAAATGTTTGTGTTGTAGTAAAACGAATAGTTCTGATTACGAATAACTCTGATTTGACGTCCAAGTCATGTACACCCCTAAATGCAAAATGTCGgatacctacctacctaccgaGGGAGAAAGAAAGAGTAAACAAGGGAAAGATCGTGCATCAGCCTTATTTCTACACGTTTAGAAATTTAGCCTTGATTACTTTAATCAAACGAATTCTGATTAATAAACGTGCGTTGGCccaaaaaaatagattttgggATAGTAAAAGTATGCTTGTTGAGAGGTGGAAGagtgaagaaaatatatttattattaattaCTCTACTATTTTACCAGTTAATGtcaaagaaagtaaataaataaaaaaatctctgcgtttttattcaaaatggtagccgaATTCCTATTTCTTTGCTAAGGATGCACGTACTGGCGATGCCTGGGATCTGTGTCACGTGTAATGATCTGAGGACAGAAATATACTTGTAGTTAACTCGTGAGAAGTCCACGGGCGAACCCTTGTACTTCTCACGAGTTAACTACAAGTAATAAAGTAATAATGATAATATTAATCAATGTcaataaattcaattttttttaaaagatgtctTCTGCTTTTATCTTACGTCAATTTGTtgtacttttgttttttttcttcccgcagaaaagtttataaacgataCCGCAGCACAAGTTCATCAAAAATTCGGCCAATTCAAGCAACGAAAAAATGGACGCTCCAATCCACAAGCTGAAGTTCCCTCCGAGCTCTGAGCAAAACATTGTCAAATCGTAAGCCTCCTTATGTATTGTAGATTTCACAGTGAAATCTTCGAAGGTGATATGAATGCCAACGATGTTATCAGATATGTATTGTTCTGTGAGTGTAGAAACGTTGAAAGTTTCACGCAGAATTTGagaataaaatttcttttcggGTTTGGAAGGCCACAGAGCTGTTGACACAGAAGTAGTGTAGATAACCTCTTCACATAACGGAGGGCAATCGCAACGAAATCTTCCATTGCTATAAGCTAAGTCGTACGAATTAATGCACGAAATTTCTTCAGTAGTCTCTGCGAATTTTAAAGTAAGATTCAAGAAGTGTCTTGCAAATATGCTTACACTGTCACTCACAAAGCCACATTCCTCTCTCATTTTAGATATGTAACACCACGACAGACATGACTTGACCGAATAATTGCCAGAAGTCCATTTCAAACCTGCCCCATCATCCGTGCAGTTATCTTGATAAGGGGATTTCAATCTATGATATTTGGTCTTCTGAATCACTATCCTCGTTAATTGGTTTGGACTTGCAAGAATCTGCTTCTCTGTTGGATTGCCTGCTGCATTTATTGTAAGTTTGACACCTACGGGATAAATAGACGTAGAGTATGGCAAATAGTTTTCTTGGTCGATATCGACGAAAATCTTAAACCCAAAATCCACGCCAGGTCTAGATTGCCTAGCATGGCCATTGTTGTTGAAGACAAAACAGTTGCCACCTTCAGGAAGTGTGATTTGAGAGAGATTCGCGTTGCATTCTTTATGATTGAAAACACAT is a genomic window of Hydractinia symbiolongicarpus strain clone_291-10 chromosome 14, HSymV2.1, whole genome shotgun sequence containing:
- the LOC130626075 gene encoding discoidin domain-containing receptor 2-like; translated protein: MIMRAKIFLFYVFYVLAESFAKSVAKQGSSCKDAIGLQTGFLETRDIKTSTSQPNFTATDPWCATVIDDKQYFAVDLGEDFSISKIATQGKLDDKDRYVTMYALEYSSDAKKWTDYKDIFGKADLEGNKNTYDVTTHDLAPAIIARYVKLKPKAWNKGICAFVDLYGCSIEDLKSGKVGNT
- the LOC130626072 gene encoding amiloride-sensitive sodium channel subunit beta-like, with protein sequence MKIIRKILCLPEAKQEEKVENEIISQYIETSTIHGISKINHSKVSYFRIFWLVIFFAFVGSLSINSFKISRKLFAYEHVTVESDSIQQGSMEFPTVTICNSNPYPMNKLLPLMREINPYVTKPEGNARIKEFAETFHAVTNHLAKKRNLNLSMYGQDFQSFSAPQQCVFNHKECNANLSQITLPEGGNCFVFNNNGHARQSRPGVDFGFKIFVDIDQENYLPYSTSIYPVGVKLTINAAGNPTEKQILASPNQLTRIVIQKTKYHRLKSPYQDNCTDDGAGLKWTSGNYSVKSCLSWCYISKMREECGFVSDSVSIFARHFLNLTLKFAETTEEISCINSYDLAYSNGRFRCDCPPLCEEVIYTTSVSTALWPSKPEKKFYSQILRETFNVSTLTEQYISDNIVGIHITFEDFTVKSTIHKEAYDLTMFCSELGGNFSLWIGASIFSLLELAEFLMNLCCGIVYKLFCGKKKNKSTTN